One stretch of Tribolium castaneum strain GA2 chromosome 5, icTriCast1.1, whole genome shotgun sequence DNA includes these proteins:
- the LOC107398018 gene encoding uncharacterized protein LOC107398018 isoform X1, giving the protein MDFSSENEIDAIASAAVSNLLPAKSRPQYEKTYLQFRQWCSMKKIDQVTENVLLAYLEEKSTTLKPPTLWALYAMLKATLNVKENIDTRKFPKLVPYLKSKSVGYRSKKSQILDKEDISKFINEADDKIYLLMKTVLILGISGALRREELVKMKLTDIEDKQSVLIVKVPDTKTHCERIFTVSNLENIEIVRKYRALRPPRATSDRLFLKYTNGKCVNQNVGINKIGEIPSLIAKWLNKDEPKKYTGHCFRRSSATLLANAGGDLISIKRHGGWRSSTVAESYIEDSLNNKIEIANKIQPSSSTEENKITQPSTSASFNGENNFHLQASSFRPLGINGGTFSSCTFNFHMSK; this is encoded by the exons atggattttagcagcgaaaacgaaatagatgcaattgcaagcgcggcagtgtcgaatcttttgcctgctaaatcaagaccgcagtacgaaaaaacgtatcttcagtttcggcagtggtgttctatgaaaaagattgatcaagtaacggaaaatgttttgttggcgtatttggaagaaaagtctaccaccttaaagccaccaacactctgggccctttatgcgatgttgaaaGCCACCTTAAACGTTAAAGAGAATATCGATACACGTAAGTTTCCGAAGTTAGTGCCCTACCTGAAAAGCAAAAGCGTAGGTTACAGAAGCAAGAAGTcgcaaattttagacaaagaagacattagcaagtttattaatgaagcagatgacaagatatatttactgatgaag actgTGCTAATTTTGGGTATATCGGGAGCCCTTCGACGTGaagaattagttaaaatgaagctaactgacatagaagataaacagtctgtcttaattgtgaaggtgcctgatacaaaaacccactgcgaacgaatatttactgtttcaaatttagaaaatatagaaattgtcagaaaatatAGAGCTTTGCGGCCTCCACGGGCGACTAGTgaccgtttatttttaaagtataccaacggaaaatgtgtgaatcaaaatgttggaattaacaaaatcggagagataccaagtttgattgcaaagtggcttaacaaagacgaacctaaaaaatatactggtCACTGCTTCAGAAGAAGCTCTGCCACTCTTTTGGCGAATGCTGGAGGTgatctaatttcaattaaacgtcATGGGGGCTGGAGAAGCAGCACAGTGGCAGAAAGTTACATCGAGGactctttgaataataaaattgaaattgccaataaaattcaaccttcttcctccacagaagaaaacaaaatcactcAACCTTCTACATCGGCTTCTTTTAATGGCGAAAATAACTTTCATTTACAAGCGTCTTCATTCAGGCCTCTGGGGATAAACGGGGGCACGTTTTCGTcatgcacatttaattttcatatgtcaaagtaa
- the LOC107398018 gene encoding uncharacterized protein LOC107398018 isoform X2: MDFSSENEIDAIASAAVSNLLPAKSRPQYEKTYLQFRQWCSMKKIDQVTENVLLAYLEEKSTTLKPPTLWALYAMLKATLNVKENIDTRYRSKKSQILDKEDISKFINEADDKIYLLMKTVLILGISGALRREELVKMKLTDIEDKQSVLIVKVPDTKTHCERIFTVSNLENIEIVRKYRALRPPRATSDRLFLKYTNGKCVNQNVGINKIGEIPSLIAKWLNKDEPKKYTGHCFRRSSATLLANAGGDLISIKRHGGWRSSTVAESYIEDSLNNKIEIANKIQPSSSTEENKITQPSTSASFNGENNFHLQASSFRPLGINGGTFSSCTFNFHMSK; the protein is encoded by the exons atggattttagcagcgaaaacgaaatagatgcaattgcaagcgcggcagtgtcgaatcttttgcctgctaaatcaagaccgcagtacgaaaaaacgtatcttcagtttcggcagtggtgttctatgaaaaagattgatcaagtaacggaaaatgttttgttggcgtatttggaagaaaagtctaccaccttaaagccaccaacactctgggccctttatgcgatgttgaaaGCCACCTTAAACGTTAAAGAGAATATCGATACAC GTTACAGAAGCAAGAAGTcgcaaattttagacaaagaagacattagcaagtttattaatgaagcagatgacaagatatatttactgatgaag actgTGCTAATTTTGGGTATATCGGGAGCCCTTCGACGTGaagaattagttaaaatgaagctaactgacatagaagataaacagtctgtcttaattgtgaaggtgcctgatacaaaaacccactgcgaacgaatatttactgtttcaaatttagaaaatatagaaattgtcagaaaatatAGAGCTTTGCGGCCTCCACGGGCGACTAGTgaccgtttatttttaaagtataccaacggaaaatgtgtgaatcaaaatgttggaattaacaaaatcggagagataccaagtttgattgcaaagtggcttaacaaagacgaacctaaaaaatatactggtCACTGCTTCAGAAGAAGCTCTGCCACTCTTTTGGCGAATGCTGGAGGTgatctaatttcaattaaacgtcATGGGGGCTGGAGAAGCAGCACAGTGGCAGAAAGTTACATCGAGGactctttgaataataaaattgaaattgccaataaaattcaaccttcttcctccacagaagaaaacaaaatcactcAACCTTCTACATCGGCTTCTTTTAATGGCGAAAATAACTTTCATTTACAAGCGTCTTCATTCAGGCCTCTGGGGATAAACGGGGGCACGTTTTCGTcatgcacatttaattttcatatgtcaaagtaa